Within the Aquificaceae bacterium genome, the region TTCGTTTATAAGCACTCCACCCGCTTGAACCTTCCTTATAAATTCCCAAGCTATGTCTATGTCTTTGGTAAATACTCCCACCTGAAGACCATACTCTGAATCGTTAACCATCTGTATGGCTTCTTCCACTTCCTTGTAGGGGTTGACTACCACCACCGGAGCAAAGGCTTCTTCCCTATAGAGTTTTGTGTTTGGAGGAACAAGAGAAACAATCGTTGGCAAAAGCACAGAAGAAACCCTATCTCCATAAGAAACACCACCAGTTATAAGTTTTGCACCTTCATGAAGAGCTTCATCTATCCACTCCTGAACTCTTTGAACCTCAGAAACCCCTATCATTGGACCCACATCCGTGTCCTCTTGCATAGGGTCTCCCACCTTAAGCTCCTTTACCGCCTTTTCAAGCTCCTCAAGAAATTGGTCAAAAAGCTCCTCGTGGACAAAGACCCTTTGCACAGATATGCAAACCTGACCTGCTATAGCGTATCCTCCCAAAACAGTTTTTTGCACCGCCTTTTTTAGGTCTCCATCCTTGTGGAGCACTATGGCGGAATTTGACCCAAGCTCAAGCACCACCTTTTTTATACCTGCCTGACGGGTTATTATCTCTCCTATCTTTCTGCTACCTGTAAAAGATACCACCCTCACATCAGGATGCATTGTCATAGCCTTTCCCACATCGCCGTAGCCAGGCAGAATGCTAAGGGCTTGTGGAGGAAGTCCAGCCTCAAGCAGAACCTCACCGAGCATAAGGGGAGTAAGAGGTGTCCTCTCTGAGGGTTTAAGGATTACCGCATTTCCGCAGGCAAGGGCTGGTGCTACCTTATGCATGGAAAGGTTTAAGGGAAAGTTAAAGGGTGTTATGGCAGAGACTATACCCACAGGCTGGCGAATGTAAAATCCCACCTTACCCTTTCCGTTGGGATGGGCGTCAATGGGAATGACCTCTCCTCCTATTCTTCTTGCTTCTTCCGCAGAGAAGATGAGGGTCTGTATGGCTCTTTGAACCTCTGTCCTTGCCTCTCTTATGGTTTTTCCCACCTCAAGCACAAGAGTTTTGGCAAATTCTTCCGCTCTCTTTCTGAGGATATGGCTTGCTCTCATAAGGATTTCATATCTTTCGTATGAGCTCAAGGAAGAAAGTTTTTTGTGTCCCTCCTTTGCTACCTCTATAGCCTTATAGACATCTTCCTCACTTGCCTTTGAAACCTCTGCCACAACT harbors:
- a CDS encoding aldehyde dehydrogenase family protein, producing MRTELLLGGEWVSKEEKLSVVYPYTGEVVAEVSKASEEDVYKAIEVAKEGHKKLSSLSSYERYEILMRASHILRKRAEEFAKTLVLEVGKTIREARTEVQRAIQTLIFSAEEARRIGGEVIPIDAHPNGKGKVGFYIRQPVGIVSAITPFNFPLNLSMHKVAPALACGNAVILKPSERTPLTPLMLGEVLLEAGLPPQALSILPGYGDVGKAMTMHPDVRVVSFTGSRKIGEIITRQAGIKKVVLELGSNSAIVLHKDGDLKKAVQKTVLGGYAIAGQVCISVQRVFVHEELFDQFLEELEKAVKELKVGDPMQEDTDVGPMIGVSEVQRVQEWIDEALHEGAKLITGGVSYGDRVSSVLLPTIVSLVPPNTKLYREEAFAPVVVVNPYKEVEEAIQMVNDSEYGLQVGVFTKDIDIAWEFIRKVQAGGVLINEGPNFRADHMPYGGVKYSGIGREGPRFAIEDYTEIKMVIFDLS